A genomic window from Thunnus thynnus chromosome 12, fThuThy2.1, whole genome shotgun sequence includes:
- the LOC137194764 gene encoding cytolytic toxin-alpha-like isoform X3, giving the protein MDTDTGTMEVAALGRPFSLGMLYDCRKDSLIPGMTFWDDDDLKNDIRERPQRYNNFDIVASESIADKSSALNVEASLKASFFSGLVEVGGSAKYLNDSKTSKNQARITLKYQATTKIKQLSMNHLGRDNVKHQYVFDKGIATHVVTAILYGAQAFFVFDREVSNEESHQDIQGNMKVMIKKIPTITIEGEGSLKMDDKDIEKVEKFSCKFHGDFLLKKMPTSFQDAVQVYQSLPQLLGTNGENAVPMKVWLMPLVTLDSSAAKLVRQISISLVQDTQSVLEDFTELEMRCNDVIRTTTAQQFPQIGEKLKTFAESCTKFKMEFQQNFAKKLSSIRGGGEEEAVLPEILKKKHSSPFNNTSLNKWMDCKEREIYTVLSFTNMMENTKIVPSQTHLYKEILSAEHAVCFVFTSLESAEPYLSALLNYLNEASKPDDPQDPQTDDVEKEQWYASKEVSDAMRNKVKLFSDFAKANKEKKNIKFLTVGLSNETQKGSSIYLYKTGLSVSENFEPPSKPETVTAGDVTHNSVTLKICPPRFGSENITSYSVEYCVSGEDGWQQKPAPKDEEVTVSGLTPNTEYMFRCRAVTSVGVGPAGEVSGPIKTLLIRSTPPPVNYDNKEIRIVMVGRRGVGKSTVGNAILGKQCFQVKSQWPLEAVTEHCEKAVGKVDGQKVAVIEVPDLFHTYNTVRCIPIAPPGPHIFLVVYRMGRGTNEERQTVEKIQEIFGEDANKYSMILFTVDEELEYSVYETAENLLKSAKYLQKLVAKCNGQYHVFDESLSGDSQVSELLKKIRNITKENGWKSLHQ; this is encoded by the exons ATGGACACCGACACGGGGACGATGGAGGTGGCGGCGCTCGGCCGGCCTTTCAGCCTCGGGATGCTGTACGACTGCCGCAAAGACTCACTCATCCCTG GCATGACATTTTGGGACGATGATGACCTGAAAAATGATATACGAGAAAGACCACAGCGCTATAACAATTTTGACATAGTTGCTTCTGAATCAATTGCAGATAAATCTTCAGCATTAAATGTTGAAGCATCCCTGAAGGCAAGTTTCTTTAGTGGACTGGTAGAGGTTGGAGGATCTGCCAAATACCTGAATGATagtaaaacatccaaaaatcaGGCCAGAATAACACTGAAGTACCAAGCAACCACAAAGATTAAGCAACTGTCAATGAATCATCTTGGAAGAGACAATGTGAAGCATCAGTATGTCTTTGATAAAGGAATAGCAACACATGTAGTGACAGCTATCCTTTATGGGGCACAAGCCTTCTTTGTCTTTGACCGTGAGGTGTCCAATGAAGAAAGTCATCAAGACATTCAGGGCAACATGAAGGTGATGATCAAGAAAATCCCCACCATCACGATAGAGGGGGAAGGTTCCCTAAAAATGGATGACAAGGACATTGAAAAGGTGGAGAAGTTCTCCTGCAAATTCCATGGAGactttttactgaaaaaaatgcCGACATCCTTTCAGGATGCTGTACAAGTCTACCAAAGCCTGCCACAATTGCTGGGAACCAATGGAGAAAATGCTGTACCAATGAAGGTCTGGCTGATGCCACTCGTGACTTTAGATTCATCTGCTGCTAAACTCGTCCGTCAGATAAGTATAAGTTTAGTGCAGGATACTCAGAGTGTCCTGGAGGATTTCACTGAGCTGGAAATGAGGTGCAATGATGTAATAAGAACCACCACTGCACAGCAGTTCCCACAGATTGGTGAAAAACTTAAAACTTTCGCAGAATCTTGCACCAAGTTCAAGATGGAATTCCAACAAAACTTTGCAAAGAAACTTTCGTCAAtcaggggaggaggggaagaagagGCTGTGCTCCCAGAGATCTTGAAGAAGAAACATTCTTCTCCTTTCAACAACACAAGCCTGAACAAGTGGATGGActgtaaagaaagagaaatctACACCGTACTGTCTTTCACCAACATGATGGAAAACACCAAGATCGTTCCATCTCAAACTCATCTGTACAAAGAAATCCTCAGTGCAGAACATGCTGTGTGTTTCGTTTTCACCTCCTTGGAAAGTGCTGAACCGTATCTCTCAGCTTTATTAAACTACTTAAATGAAGCATCCAAACCAGATGACCCTCAAGATCCACAGACTGACGATGTAGAGAAGGAACAATGGTACGCCTCAAAAGAAGTATCAGATGCAATGAGGAACAAAGTAAAGCTGTTCAGTGATTTTGCAAAAGCcaacaaggagaagaagaacataAAGTTCCTGACAGTAGGTCTATCAAATGAGACACAGAAAGGTTCAAGCATCTACCTTTATAAAACAGGCCTTTCTGTCAGTGAGAACTTTGAGCCGCCTTCAAAGCCTGAAACTGTGACAGCAGGTGATGTAACCCACAACAGTGTGACACTGAAGATTTGTCCACCAAGATTTGGATCAGAGAACATCACCTCCTACTCTGTAGAGTACTGTGTCagtggagaggatggatggCAACAAAAACCAGCACCAAAGGATGAAGAAGTCACAGTGAGCGGCCTGACTCCTAACACAGAGTACATGTTCAGATGCAGAGCAGTAACCTCAGTAGGTGTTGGGCCAGCCGGTGAAGTCAGTGGTCCCATTAAAACCTTAT TAATCAGGTCTACACCTCCCCCAGTCAACTACGATAATAAGGAGATCAGGATTGTGATGGTGGGGAGACGTGGAGTTGGGAAAAGTACCGTAGGAAATGCCATCCTAGGAAAACAGTGCTTTCAAGTTAAATCTCAATGGCCCTTGGAAGCTGTGACAGAACACTGTGAAAAGGCTGTTGGTAAGGTGGATGGACAAAAAGTTGCTGTTATCGAAGTTCCAGACCTGTTTCACACCTATAACACCGTCCGGTGCATTCCCATTGCTCCTCCTGGACCTCATATCTTCCTGGTTGTTTACAGAATGGGCAGAGGCACAAACGAAGAACGGCAGACGGTGGAGAAGATTCAGGAAATCTTTGGTGAAGACGCCAACAAATACAGCATGATTCTCTTTACTGTTGATGAAGAGCTTGAATACTCGGTGTATGAGACTGCTGAGAACTTACTGAAGAGTgccaaatacctgcagaaaCTTGTGGCCAAATGTAATGGCCAGTACCATGTATTCGATGAGAGTCTGAGTGGAGATTCTCAGGTCAGCGAGCTACTCAAGAAGATCAGAAATATAACAAAGGAGAACGGATGGAAATCATTACACCAATGA
- the LOC137194764 gene encoding cytolytic toxin-alpha-like isoform X1 — protein MDTDTGTMEVAALGRPFSLGMLYDCRKDSLIPGMTFWDDDDLKNDIRERPQRYNNFDIVASESIADKSSALNVEASLKASFFSGLVEVGGSAKYLNDSKTSKNQARITLKYQATTKIKQLSMNHLGRDNVKHQYVFDKGIATHVVTAILYGAQAFFVFDREVSNEESHQDIQGNMKVMIKKIPTITIEGEGSLKMDDKDIEKVEKFSCKFHGDFLLKKMPTSFQDAVQVYQSLPQLLGTNGENAVPMKVWLMPLVTLDSSAAKLVRQISISLVQDTQSVLEDFTELEMRCNDVIRTTTAQQFPQIGEKLKTFAESCTKFKMEFQQNFAKKLSSIRGGGEEEAVLPEILKKKHSSPFNNTSLNKWMDCKEREIYTVLSFTNMMENTKIVPSQTHLYKEILSAEHAVCFVFTSLESAEPYLSALLNYLNEASKPDDPQDPQTDDVEKEQWYASKEVSDAMRNKVKLFSDFAKANKEKKNIKFLTVGLSNETQKGSSIYLYKTGLSVSENFEPPSKPETVTAGDVTHNSVTLKICPPRFGSENITSYSVEYCVSGEDGWQQKPAPKDEEVTVSGLTPNTEYMFRCRAVTSVGVGPAGEVSGPIKTLFIRSTSPPVYYNNEEIRIVMVGTRGVEKSATGNTILGRKCFKSELSPKSVTECCEKAFGEVDGQKVAVINTAGLFDTWDTESEPEPESESESESKSEPESEPEPEPESESESKSESESESESEWDSFVQCIKYASPGPHIFLVVIRLGRVIEEEKQSLQIIQHLFCEEPDKLNKYSMVLFTHGDLLKGKPIEELLEDDEDLQELVTECNGQYHVFNNELEDRSQVSELLEKIRNINVQNGGSYYTGNIFQLAEKVIEKGKKQILKEKEEKMRKEQEELRKEIEEKYQQQLRKVKGDMEREAKLEEECEKEIKKKMTKLKEKQKLQARKEAEHSDWVTQILQSVFSVVASFEA, from the exons ATGGACACCGACACGGGGACGATGGAGGTGGCGGCGCTCGGCCGGCCTTTCAGCCTCGGGATGCTGTACGACTGCCGCAAAGACTCACTCATCCCTG GCATGACATTTTGGGACGATGATGACCTGAAAAATGATATACGAGAAAGACCACAGCGCTATAACAATTTTGACATAGTTGCTTCTGAATCAATTGCAGATAAATCTTCAGCATTAAATGTTGAAGCATCCCTGAAGGCAAGTTTCTTTAGTGGACTGGTAGAGGTTGGAGGATCTGCCAAATACCTGAATGATagtaaaacatccaaaaatcaGGCCAGAATAACACTGAAGTACCAAGCAACCACAAAGATTAAGCAACTGTCAATGAATCATCTTGGAAGAGACAATGTGAAGCATCAGTATGTCTTTGATAAAGGAATAGCAACACATGTAGTGACAGCTATCCTTTATGGGGCACAAGCCTTCTTTGTCTTTGACCGTGAGGTGTCCAATGAAGAAAGTCATCAAGACATTCAGGGCAACATGAAGGTGATGATCAAGAAAATCCCCACCATCACGATAGAGGGGGAAGGTTCCCTAAAAATGGATGACAAGGACATTGAAAAGGTGGAGAAGTTCTCCTGCAAATTCCATGGAGactttttactgaaaaaaatgcCGACATCCTTTCAGGATGCTGTACAAGTCTACCAAAGCCTGCCACAATTGCTGGGAACCAATGGAGAAAATGCTGTACCAATGAAGGTCTGGCTGATGCCACTCGTGACTTTAGATTCATCTGCTGCTAAACTCGTCCGTCAGATAAGTATAAGTTTAGTGCAGGATACTCAGAGTGTCCTGGAGGATTTCACTGAGCTGGAAATGAGGTGCAATGATGTAATAAGAACCACCACTGCACAGCAGTTCCCACAGATTGGTGAAAAACTTAAAACTTTCGCAGAATCTTGCACCAAGTTCAAGATGGAATTCCAACAAAACTTTGCAAAGAAACTTTCGTCAAtcaggggaggaggggaagaagagGCTGTGCTCCCAGAGATCTTGAAGAAGAAACATTCTTCTCCTTTCAACAACACAAGCCTGAACAAGTGGATGGActgtaaagaaagagaaatctACACCGTACTGTCTTTCACCAACATGATGGAAAACACCAAGATCGTTCCATCTCAAACTCATCTGTACAAAGAAATCCTCAGTGCAGAACATGCTGTGTGTTTCGTTTTCACCTCCTTGGAAAGTGCTGAACCGTATCTCTCAGCTTTATTAAACTACTTAAATGAAGCATCCAAACCAGATGACCCTCAAGATCCACAGACTGACGATGTAGAGAAGGAACAATGGTACGCCTCAAAAGAAGTATCAGATGCAATGAGGAACAAAGTAAAGCTGTTCAGTGATTTTGCAAAAGCcaacaaggagaagaagaacataAAGTTCCTGACAGTAGGTCTATCAAATGAGACACAGAAAGGTTCAAGCATCTACCTTTATAAAACAGGCCTTTCTGTCAGTGAGAACTTTGAGCCGCCTTCAAAGCCTGAAACTGTGACAGCAGGTGATGTAACCCACAACAGTGTGACACTGAAGATTTGTCCACCAAGATTTGGATCAGAGAACATCACCTCCTACTCTGTAGAGTACTGTGTCagtggagaggatggatggCAACAAAAACCAGCACCAAAGGATGAAGAAGTCACAGTGAGCGGCCTGACTCCTAACACAGAGTACATGTTCAGATGCAGAGCAGTAACCTCAGTAGGTGTTGGGCCAGCCGGTGAAGTCAGTGGTCCCATTAAAACCTTAT TCATCAGGTCAACATCTCCCCCAGTCTACTACAATAATGAGGAGATTAGGATTGTGATGGTGGGGACACGTGGAGTTGAAAAAAGTGCCACAGGAAACACTATTCTGGGAAGAAAGTGCTTTAAATCAGAATTATCTCCTAAATCTGTGACAGAGTGCTGTGAAAAGGCCTTTGGTGAGGTGGATGGACAAAAAGTTGCTGTTATCAACACTGCGGGCCTGTTTGACACCTGGGACACTGaatcagaaccagaaccagaatcagaatcagaatcagaatcaaaatCAGAACCAGaatcagaaccagaaccagaaccagaatcagaatcagaatcaaaatcagaatcagaatcagaatcagaatcagagtGGGACAGTTTTGTCCAGTGCATTAAATATGCTTCTCCTGGACCTCATATCTTCCTGGTTGTCATCAGACTGGGCAGAGTCATAGAGGAAGAAAAGCAGTCGCTGCAGATCATTCAGCATCTTTTTTGCGAGGAACCCGACAAACTAAACAAATACAGCATGGTTCTCTTTACCCATGGTGACCTGCTCAAAGGGAAACCTATTGAGGAGTTGTTGGAGGATGATGAAGACCTGCAGGAACTTGTGACTGAATGTAACGGCCAGTACCACGTGTTCAATAATGAGCTGGAGGATCGTTCTCAGGTCAGCGAGCTGCTCGAGAAGAtcagaaatataaatgtacagAATGGAGGAAGCTACTACACCGGCAATATTTTCCAACTGGCAGAGAAGGTAatagaaaaagggaaaaaacaaatcctgaaagagaaagaagagaaaatgcGAAAGGAGCAGGAGGAACTGAGGAAGGAAATAGAGGAAAAGTATCAGCAACAGCTGAGAAAAGTGAAGGGTGACATGGAGAGGGAGGCTAAATTAGAGGAAGaatgtgaaaaagaaatcaaaaagaaaatgacaaaactgaagGAAAAGCAAAAACTTCAGGCCAGAAAGGAAGCAGAGCACAGTGATTGGGTCACCCAAATACTACAGTCAGTATTTTCAGTCGTTGCTTCATTTGAAGCATAG
- the LOC137194764 gene encoding stonustoxin subunit alpha-like isoform X4 → MDTDTGTMEVAALGRPFSLGMLYDCRKDSLIPGMTFWDDDDLKNDIRERPQRYNNFDIVASESIADKSSALNVEASLKASFFSGLVEVGGSAKYLNDSKTSKNQARITLKYQATTKIKQLSMNHLGRDNVKHQYVFDKGIATHVVTAILYGAQAFFVFDREVSNEESHQDIQGNMKVMIKKIPTITIEGEGSLKMDDKDIEKVEKFSCKFHGDFLLKKMPTSFQDAVQVYQSLPQLLGTNGENAVPMKVWLMPLVTLDSSAAKLVRQISISLVQDTQSVLEDFTELEMRCNDVIRTTTAQQFPQIGEKLKTFAESCTKFKMEFQQNFAKKLSSIRGGGEEEAVLPEILKKKHSSPFNNTSLNKWMDCKEREIYTVLSFTNMMENTKIVPSQTHLYKEILSAEHAVCFVFTSLESAEPYLSALLNYLNEASKPDDPQDPQTDDVEKEQWYASKEVSDAMRNKVKLFSDFAKANKEKKNIKFLTVGLSNETQKGSSIYLYKTGLSVSENFEPPSKPETVTAGDVTHNSVTLKICPPRFGSENITSYSVEYCVSGEDGWQQKPAPKDEEVTVSGLTPNTEYMFRCRAVTSVGVGPAGEVSGPIKTLLIRSTPPPVNYDNKEIRIVMVGRRGVGKSTVGNAILGKQCFQVKSQWPLEAVTEHCEKAVEWAEAQTKNGRRWRRFRKSLVKTPTNTA, encoded by the exons ATGGACACCGACACGGGGACGATGGAGGTGGCGGCGCTCGGCCGGCCTTTCAGCCTCGGGATGCTGTACGACTGCCGCAAAGACTCACTCATCCCTG GCATGACATTTTGGGACGATGATGACCTGAAAAATGATATACGAGAAAGACCACAGCGCTATAACAATTTTGACATAGTTGCTTCTGAATCAATTGCAGATAAATCTTCAGCATTAAATGTTGAAGCATCCCTGAAGGCAAGTTTCTTTAGTGGACTGGTAGAGGTTGGAGGATCTGCCAAATACCTGAATGATagtaaaacatccaaaaatcaGGCCAGAATAACACTGAAGTACCAAGCAACCACAAAGATTAAGCAACTGTCAATGAATCATCTTGGAAGAGACAATGTGAAGCATCAGTATGTCTTTGATAAAGGAATAGCAACACATGTAGTGACAGCTATCCTTTATGGGGCACAAGCCTTCTTTGTCTTTGACCGTGAGGTGTCCAATGAAGAAAGTCATCAAGACATTCAGGGCAACATGAAGGTGATGATCAAGAAAATCCCCACCATCACGATAGAGGGGGAAGGTTCCCTAAAAATGGATGACAAGGACATTGAAAAGGTGGAGAAGTTCTCCTGCAAATTCCATGGAGactttttactgaaaaaaatgcCGACATCCTTTCAGGATGCTGTACAAGTCTACCAAAGCCTGCCACAATTGCTGGGAACCAATGGAGAAAATGCTGTACCAATGAAGGTCTGGCTGATGCCACTCGTGACTTTAGATTCATCTGCTGCTAAACTCGTCCGTCAGATAAGTATAAGTTTAGTGCAGGATACTCAGAGTGTCCTGGAGGATTTCACTGAGCTGGAAATGAGGTGCAATGATGTAATAAGAACCACCACTGCACAGCAGTTCCCACAGATTGGTGAAAAACTTAAAACTTTCGCAGAATCTTGCACCAAGTTCAAGATGGAATTCCAACAAAACTTTGCAAAGAAACTTTCGTCAAtcaggggaggaggggaagaagagGCTGTGCTCCCAGAGATCTTGAAGAAGAAACATTCTTCTCCTTTCAACAACACAAGCCTGAACAAGTGGATGGActgtaaagaaagagaaatctACACCGTACTGTCTTTCACCAACATGATGGAAAACACCAAGATCGTTCCATCTCAAACTCATCTGTACAAAGAAATCCTCAGTGCAGAACATGCTGTGTGTTTCGTTTTCACCTCCTTGGAAAGTGCTGAACCGTATCTCTCAGCTTTATTAAACTACTTAAATGAAGCATCCAAACCAGATGACCCTCAAGATCCACAGACTGACGATGTAGAGAAGGAACAATGGTACGCCTCAAAAGAAGTATCAGATGCAATGAGGAACAAAGTAAAGCTGTTCAGTGATTTTGCAAAAGCcaacaaggagaagaagaacataAAGTTCCTGACAGTAGGTCTATCAAATGAGACACAGAAAGGTTCAAGCATCTACCTTTATAAAACAGGCCTTTCTGTCAGTGAGAACTTTGAGCCGCCTTCAAAGCCTGAAACTGTGACAGCAGGTGATGTAACCCACAACAGTGTGACACTGAAGATTTGTCCACCAAGATTTGGATCAGAGAACATCACCTCCTACTCTGTAGAGTACTGTGTCagtggagaggatggatggCAACAAAAACCAGCACCAAAGGATGAAGAAGTCACAGTGAGCGGCCTGACTCCTAACACAGAGTACATGTTCAGATGCAGAGCAGTAACCTCAGTAGGTGTTGGGCCAGCCGGTGAAGTCAGTGGTCCCATTAAAACCTTAT TAATCAGGTCTACACCTCCCCCAGTCAACTACGATAATAAGGAGATCAGGATTGTGATGGTGGGGAGACGTGGAGTTGGGAAAAGTACCGTAGGAAATGCCATCCTAGGAAAACAGTGCTTTCAAGTTAAATCTCAATGGCCCTTGGAAGCTGTGACAGAACACTGTGAAAAGGCTGTTG AATGGGCAGAGGCACAAACGAAGAACGGCAGACGGTGGAGAAGATTCAGGAAATCTTTGGTGAAGACGCCAACAAATACAGCATGA
- the LOC137194764 gene encoding stonustoxin subunit alpha-like isoform X2: MDTDATGTTEVAALGRPFSLGMLYDCRKDSLIPGMTLWDLNDLKNDIQERPQCYNNFEIVASESIADKSSALNVKASLKASFCSGLIEVGGSAKYLNDSKTSKNQARVTLNYQATTKMKELSMNHLGRGNVKHPYVFDKGIATHVVTAILYGAQAFFVFDREVSDEESHQDIQGNMKVMIKKIPTITIDGKGSLKVKDEEKESLEKFSCKFHGDFLLKKTPTSFQDAVQVYQSLPQLLETNGENAVPMKVWLMPLVNLDSSAAKLIRQISISLVQESQSVLEDFTELEMRCNDAMRTTTAQQFPQIGKKLKTFAEFCSEYKLEFQRNLANKLPSIRGGGEEEAVLAGILKKRHSSPFNNTSLNEWMDCKEREIYTLLSLTNKMNNTKIVSSQSHLNREILSAEHAVCFVFTSLGSAEPYLSALSNYLKETPKPDDPQDPQTDDVEREQWYASKEVSDAMRKKAKLFSDFAKANKEKKNIKFLTVGLTNETQKGSSIYLYKDGFSVSENFEPPSKPETVTAGDVTHNSVTLKICPPRFGAENVTSYSVEYCVSGEDGWQQKPAPKDEEVTVSGLTPYTEYMFRCRAVTSVGVGPANSVIRSTSPPVYYNNEEIRIVMVGTRGVEKSATGNTILGRKCFKSELSPKSVTECCEKAFGEVDGQKVAVINTAGLFDTWDTESEPEPESESESESKSEPESEPEPEPESESESKSESESESESEWDSFVQCIKYASPGPHIFLVVIRLGRVIEEEKQSLQIIQHLFCEEPDKLNKYSMVLFTHGDLLKGKPIEELLEDDEDLQELVTECNGQYHVFNNELEDRSQVSELLEKIRNINVQNGGSYYTGNIFQLAEKVIEKGKKQILKEKEEKMRKEQEELRKEIEEKYQQQLRKVKGDMEREAKLEEECEKEIKKKMTKLKEKQKLQARKEAEHSDWVTQILQSVFSVVASFEA; encoded by the exons ATGGACACCGACGCCACAGGGACGACGGAGGTGGCGGCGCTCGGCCGGCCTTTCAGCCTCGGGATGCTGTATGACTGCCGTAAAGACTCACTCATCCCTG GCATGACATTGTGGGACCTTAATGATCTGAAAAATGATATACAAGAAAGACCACAGTGTTACAACAATTTTGAGATAGTTGCATCTGAATCAATTGCAGATAAATCTTCAGCATTAAATGTAAAAGCATCCCTGAAGGCAAGTTTCTGTAGTGGACTAATAGAGGTCGGAGGATCTGCCAAATACCTGAATGATagtaaaacatccaaaaatcaGGCCAGAGTAACACTGAACTACCAAGCAACCACAAAGATGAAGGAACTGTCAATGAATCATCTTGGAAGAGGTAATGTGAAGCATCCGTATGTCTTTGATAAAGGAATAGCAACACATGTAGTCACAGCTATCCTTTATGGGGCACAAGCCTTCTTTGTCTTTGACCGTGAGGTGTCTGATGAAGAAAGTCATCAAGACATTCAGGGCAACATGAAGGTGATGATCAAGAAAATCCCCACCATCACAATAGACGGGAAAGGTTCCCTAAAAGTGAAagatgaggaaaaagaaagtctgGAGAAGTTCTCCTGCAAATTCCATGGAGACtttttactgaagaaaactcCAACATCCTTTCAGGATGCCGTACAAGTCTACCAAAGCCTGCCACAATTGCTGGAAACCAATGGAGAAAATGCTGTACCAATGAAGGTCTGGCTGATGCCACTTGTGAATTTAGATTCATCTGCTGCTAAACTCATCCGTCAGATAAGTATAAGTTTAGTGCAGGAATCCCAGAGTGTCCTGGAGGACTTCACTGAGCTGGAAATGAGGTGCAATGATGCAATGAGAACCACCACTGCACAGCAGTTCCCACAAATTggtaaaaaacttaaaacatttgcagaatTTTGCTCCGAGTACAAACTGGAATTCCAACGAAATTTGGCAAATAAACTTCCATCAAtcaggggaggaggggaagaggaggctGTGCTTGCAGGGATTCTGAAGAAGAGACATTCTTCTCCTTTCAACAACACAAGCCTGAATGAGTGGATGGActgtaaagagagagaaatctACACCTTACTGTCTTTAACCAACAAGATGAACAACACCAAGATCGTCTCATCTCAAAGTCATCTAAACAGGGAAATTCTCAGCGCAGaacatgctgtgtgttttgttttcacctcattggGAAGTGCTGAACCGTACCTCTCAGCTTTATCAAACTACTTAAAAGAAACACCCAAACCAGACGACCCTCAAGATCCACAGACTGATGATGTAGAGAGGGAACAATGGTACGCCTCAAAAGAAGTATCAGATGCAATGAGGAAGAAAGCAAAACTATTCAGTGATTTTGCAAAGGCcaacaaggagaagaagaacataAAGTTCCTGACAGTAGGTTTAACAAATGAGACACAGAAAGGTTCAAGCATTTACCTTTATAAAGATGGTTTTTCTGTCAGTGAGAATTTTGAGCCGCCTTCAAAGCCTGAAACAGTGACAGCAGGTGATGTAACCCACAACAGTGTGACACTGAAGATTTGTCCACCAAGATTTGGAGCAGAGAACGTCACCTCCTACTCTGTAGAGTACTGTGTCagtggagaggatggatggCAACAAAAACCAGCACCAAAGGATGAAGAAGTGACAGTGAGCGGTCTGACTCCTTACACAGAGTATATGTTCAGATGCAGAGCAGTGACCTCAGTAGGTGTTGGGCCAGCAAACTCAG TCATCAGGTCAACATCTCCCCCAGTCTACTACAATAATGAGGAGATTAGGATTGTGATGGTGGGGACACGTGGAGTTGAAAAAAGTGCCACAGGAAACACTATTCTGGGAAGAAAGTGCTTTAAATCAGAATTATCTCCTAAATCTGTGACAGAGTGCTGTGAAAAGGCCTTTGGTGAGGTGGATGGACAAAAAGTTGCTGTTATCAACACTGCGGGCCTGTTTGACACCTGGGACACTGaatcagaaccagaaccagaatcagaatcagaatcagaatcaaaatCAGAACCAGaatcagaaccagaaccagaaccagaatcagaatcagaatcaaaatcagaatcagaatcagaatcagaatcagagtGGGACAGTTTTGTCCAGTGCATTAAATATGCTTCTCCTGGACCTCATATCTTCCTGGTTGTCATCAGACTGGGCAGAGTCATAGAGGAAGAAAAGCAGTCGCTGCAGATCATTCAGCATCTTTTTTGCGAGGAACCCGACAAACTAAACAAATACAGCATGGTTCTCTTTACCCATGGTGACCTGCTCAAAGGGAAACCTATTGAGGAGTTGTTGGAGGATGATGAAGACCTGCAGGAACTTGTGACTGAATGTAACGGCCAGTACCACGTGTTCAATAATGAGCTGGAGGATCGTTCTCAGGTCAGCGAGCTGCTCGAGAAGAtcagaaatataaatgtacagAATGGAGGAAGCTACTACACCGGCAATATTTTCCAACTGGCAGAGAAGGTAatagaaaaagggaaaaaacaaatcctgaaagagaaagaagagaaaatgcGAAAGGAGCAGGAGGAACTGAGGAAGGAAATAGAGGAAAAGTATCAGCAACAGCTGAGAAAAGTGAAGGGTGACATGGAGAGGGAGGCTAAATTAGAGGAAGaatgtgaaaaagaaatcaaaaagaaaatgacaaaactgaagGAAAAGCAAAAACTTCAGGCCAGAAAGGAAGCAGAGCACAGTGATTGGGTCACCCAAATACTACAGTCAGTATTTTCAGTCGTTGCTTCATTTGAAGCATAG